The following proteins are co-located in the Phocoena phocoena chromosome 1, mPhoPho1.1, whole genome shotgun sequence genome:
- the LOC136133412 gene encoding tyrosine-protein phosphatase non-receptor type 11-like gives MTSRRWFHPNTGGAEAERLLLSKGQHGSFLARPSKSRPGGFTLSVRRHDEVTHIKIQNTGDYYDLYGGEKFATLAELVQHYTGQRGGLLRERGGAPVELWHPLSCQDPTSERWYHGHLSGKEAEKLLMQKGRPGSFLVRESQSKPGDFVLSVLTQQLDRADRQARVTHVMIHFQPDGKYDVGGGERFDTLGDLVECYRKNPLVERSGTVVHLQQPLKTTRISATSIESRVRELNEAMDASEKAKQGFWEEFEMLQQQECRLLYPRKEGQRLENKPKNRYKNILPFDTTRVILRDVEDSVPGADYINANYIRSDLEEKPGHGPGKVYIATQGCLPTTAAAFWAMVHQENTRVIVMTTREVERGRNKCFRYWPELHGSQEYGRLRVCNVAEHQAQGYCVRELQVWRADQEESPRTVAHCQYFGWPDHGVPAEPAGVLGFLDEVNRAQSGMPGAGPMVVHCSAGIGRTGTIIVIDILVDVIRRQGLDCDIDVPKTIQHVRRQRSGMVQTEAQYKFVYLALQRYIRGEQLRLREQVGAGPGRGGTSGGITMVTSGPSPQREPPEERDSLKVGASPADPGCSPGTAPSRAPAATPEASGHVYENLLRLWPSVSLLGPGEREHVGPHDWAQLPQGVPEPEAQLPGLAQPGKVCWRSLRSVGLQDTLVVASPSSVHTWTSVPGGHGVLRPSSQGSRRDCGAVTSGGGGLV, from the exons GTGGTTTCATCCCAACACCGGCGGGGCTGAGGCAGAGCGGCTGCTCCTGTCCAAGGGCCAGCACGGGAGCTTCCTGGCAAGACCCAGCAAGAGCCGCCCAGGGGGCTTCACGCTGTCCGtcag GCGCCACGACGAGGTGACCCACATCAAGATCCAGAACACAGGCGACTACTATGATCTGTACGGAGGGGAGAAGTTCGCGACGCTGGCCGAGCTGGTGCAGCACTACACAGGCCAGCGCGGGGGGCTGCTCCGAGAGCGTGGCGGGGCCCCCGTGGAGCTCTGGCACCCGCTGAGCTGCCAGGACCCCACGTCGGAACG GTGGTACCATGGGCACCTGTCTGGCAAGGAGGCCGAGAAGCTGCTGATGCAGAAGGGGCGTCCGGGCAGCTTCCTGGTTCGGGAGAGTCAGAGCAAACCTGGGGACTTCGTGCTGTCAGTGCTCACACAGCAGCTGGACAGGGCGGACCGCCAGGCACGCGTCACCCATGTCATGATACACTTCCAG CCAGATGGGAAGTACGATGTGGGAGGTGGCGAGAGGTTTGACACCCTGGGAGATCTGGTGGAATGCTACAGGAAGAACCCTCTGGTGGAGAGGTCGGGGACCGTAGTGCACCTCCAGCAG CCCCTCAAGACCACGAGAATCAGCGCCACAAGCATTGAGAGCCGTGTGCGGGAGCTCAACGAGGCCATGGATGCCAGCGAGAAGGCCAAGCAGGGCTTCTGGGAGGAGTTCGAG ATGCTGCAGCAGCAGGAATGCCGGCTCCTGTATCCCCGGAAAGAGGGCCAGCGGCTGGAGAACAAGCCCAAGAACCGATACAAGAACATCCTCCCCT ttGATACCACCCGTGTCATCCTGCGTGATGTGGAGGACAGCGTGCCTGGAGCCGACTACATCAACGCCAACTACATCAGG AGTGACCTAGAGGAGAAGCCAGGCCACGGACCAGGCAAGGTGTACATCGCCACCCAGGGCTGTCTGCCAACTACGGCGGCTGCCTTCTGGGCCATGGTGCACCAGGAGAACACGCGTGTCATCGTCATGACCACCAGAGAGGTGGAGCGAGGCCGG AACAAGTGTTTCCGATACTGGCCAGAACTGCACGGCAGCCAAGAGTATGGCCGCCTGCGTGTGTGCAACGTTGCTGAGCACCAGGCCCAGGGCTATTGTGTGAGGGAGCTGCAGGTGTGGCGGGCAGACCAG GAGGAGTCACCGCGCACAGTGGCGCACTGCCAGTACTTCGGCTGGCCGGACCACGGAGTCCCGGCCGAGCCCGCCGGCGTCCTTGGCTTCCTGGACGAGGTGAACCGGGCCCAGAGCGGCATGCCGGGGGCCGGACCCATGGTAGTGCACTGCAG TGCCGGCATCGGACGCACTGGCACAATCATTGTGATTGACATCTTGGTGGACGTCATTCGCAGGCAGG GGCTGGACTGCGACATCGACGTCCCCAAGACGATCCAGCATGTGCGGCGGCAGCGCTCGGGGATGGTGCAGACCGAGGCGCAGTACAAGTTCGTGTACCTGGCGCTGCAGCGGTACATCCGGGGCGAGCAGCTACGCCTGCGCGAGCAGGTGGGGGCAGGGCCGGGCCGGGGCGGAACCAGCGGGGGCATCACCATGGTGACCAGCGGCCCCTCCCCTCAGCGCGAGCCGCCCGAGGAGCGCGACTCCCTGAAGGTGGGCGCCTCGCCCGCCGACCCCGGCTGTAGCCCCGGAACCGCGCCGTCCCGGGCGCCGGCGGC CACCCCGGAGGCCTCCGGCCACGTGTACGAGAACCTGCTGCGCCTCTGGCC TTCTGTGTCTTTGTTGGGGCCTGGAGAAAGAGAGCATGTGGGTCCCCACGACTGGGCCCAGCTTCCCCAGGGTGTCCCTGAGCCAGAGGCCCAGCTG ccaggcctggcccagcccgGGAAGGTCTGCTGGAGGAGCCTGAGGTCTGTGGGTCTTCAGGACACGCTGGTTGTCGCCAGCCCCTCTTCCGTGCACACTTGGACTTCGGTTCCCGGGGGCCACGGGGTCCTGCGGCCCTCCAGTCAGGGCTCCAGGCGGGACTGTGGGGCTGTGACTTCTGGGGGAGGCGGCCTGGTGTGA
- the RNF223 gene encoding RING finger protein 223 codes for MSSGPQVWHTALPPAGRSSPTTTVPRSRGSAGSPRSPGSPGSEKAVSPLECSICFSGYDNIFRTPKELSCTHVFCLECLARMAAARPAGQPGSEVVPCPFCRRPTAVPIAGAPALHTSRQLQARMPAHLRREEPVWLEGTKLCCRPPPSAPGPAAPGFVYVDVSPSKPTTPAAPVPTPGPARRQGCLARCWARRRDWRRAALIAVLLLALLCVVLWPVQCALRTGSLHCLPRPPPAAAPSAATFSLGSLADN; via the coding sequence ATGTCATCAGGCCCGCAGGTGTGGCACACGGCCCTGCCGCCTGCCGGCAGGAGCAGCCCCACCACCACAGTGCCCAGGTCCCGCGGCTCGGCCGGCAGCCCCAGGTCCCCCGGCAGCCCTGGCTCAGAGAAGGCGGTCTCCCCGCTGGAATGCTCCATCTGCTTCTCGGGCTACGACAACATCTTCAGGACACCCAAGGAGCTCTCCTGCACCCACGTCTTCTGCCTGGAGTGCCTTGCGCGGATGGCAGCCGCCCGGCCCGCAGGCCAGCCGGGTAGCGAGGTCGTGCCCTGCCCGTTCTGCCGGCGGCCCACAGCCGTGCCCATTGCCGGGGCCCCCGCGCTGCACACCAGCCGCCAGCTGCAGGCTCGGATGCCGGCACACCTGCGGCGGGAGGAGCCCGTGTGGCTGGAGGGCACCAAGCTGTGCTGCCGCCCGCCGCCCTCTGCGCCTGGCCCTGCGGCGCCCGGCTTTGTGTACGTGGACGTGAGCCCGAGCAAGCCCACCACACCCGCAGCACCCGTGCCCACCCCGGGCCCTGCCCGCCGTCAGGGCTGCCTGGCCCGCTGCTGGGCCCGCCGCAGGGACTGGAGGCGCGCGGCACTCATCGCCGTGCTGCTGCTCGCACTCTTATGCGTGGTGCTCTGGCCCGTGCAGTGCGCGCTCAGGACCGGGAGCCTGCACTGCCTCCCCCGGCcaccccccgccgccgcccccagCGCCGCCACCTTCTCGCTCGGGTCTCTGGCTGACAACTAG
- the C1H1orf159 gene encoding uncharacterized protein C1orf159 homolog, which yields MALQRAVLLASLLVEVASRSSGSAGQQPKCCVDVVDTNATCPGTNLCGPGCYGHRAEDGTVSCIRCGNGTHNSSECRGFAARGAHFPMNRSTGMPGRPSFGGPQVAASLFLGTFLISSGLILSVAAFFYLKRASKLPDVFYGRNKAPSLQPGEAAAMIPPPPSSVRKPRYVRRERPSDRDVGPTAVSSMEARVSNV from the exons ATGGCGCTCCAGCGCGCCGTCCTCCTGGCCAGCCTCCTGGTGGAAGTTGCCAGTAGATCCTCAGGAAGTGCG GGCCAGCAGCCCAAGTGTTGTGTGGACGTGGTGGACACCAACGCCACCTGCCCAGGCACTAACCTGTGTGGCCCAG GCTGCTACGGGCACCGGGCCGAGGACGGGACCGTCAGCTGCATCCGCTGCGGGAACGGGACTCACAACAGCTCCGAGTGCAGAGGCT TCGCTGCCCGGGGCGCGCACTTCCCCATGAACAGGAGCACGGGGATGCCTGGGCGGCCGAGTTTTG GGGGCCCCCAGGTGGCAGCCTCCCTCTTCCTGGGGACGTTTCTCATCAGCTCGGGCCTCATCCTCTCCGTGGCTGCATTCTTCTACCTCAAGCGTGCCAGTAAGCTGCCTGACGTCTTCTATGGAAGAAACAAAG CCCCCAGCCTGCAGCCTGGCGAAGCT GCCGCGATGATTCCCCCACCTCCGTCCTCAG TGCGGAAGCCGCGCTACGTCCGGCGCGAGCGGCCCTCGGACAGGGACGTGGGCCCCACTGCCGTCTCCTCCATGGAGGCCCGGGTGAGCAACGTCTGA